AATAGTGTTGAGACGTTTCAGTCAAACCCActaatgtcaacctcatggtggcgctagaggaaaagtaAGCAGATCACCAAAGTGCGTTTGGGGATCATAATTGTCTGTTCAaagtttcatttaaattcatatcGCTGTTGGGAAACTTCAGTCTTTACCAAAGTGGCTTAACCAACGTAGCGAAAGATATTTCATGATACTCTGACAGGATGTAAACGCActacagaggaagaagaaggagactAATGGACAGCAGGGCTCAGAAAAAGACGTTCAGACCAAAAACGAATCTCATCCATCTGCACAGGTCAGATTTCACACAGGAAGtgggtttctttctctctccattgattcttctttctctttcacctTCTCTTGTTATTGCCCATCACTCCCActtttctccctccttcacGTGGACGAATCAATGGATGGGAAATGAAAAAGGAAGCCGCATTTCATTTCCAGCTAGGAGGAGAAACACTCTGCAGAGTAGCAAAGAGTTCAAATCAAATATTAGTTAGCGGCTGGTTTCTCTCGTTGGGACTGAAAACGATCggatatgtttttatttaaaaaatgcggaatgaaaataaaaacgtaTAGTTTTGGCTGTGAGCGGGcagaaaccaaaccaaaaataacatgaataatatCCTGCTTGATTTCCTGTGAATTCCCATGCATATTAAAGAAAACCAACACTAATGGCTACTCTATTATTTTTACTGGTTTGATGCACAGCCTCGCCCTGAAGATGAAGTTATTTGGCATTCTCACCAGAGCAGATGTCACTGAGTTCATTGATTTCTTCCTGAactctgaggagcaggaggtcctGCCAgatttcctgctgctgctcctcagcCTCCACGCCGAGCAGCTCCAGGTGATGACCCTTTAATCTCAGCAGCGCGCGGCCTCCAGAGACAAGTGTGCAcgagtgagagggagagttcATTCACATATCAGGAGTGCAGTTCAGCAAAATCATATTTCACGAattctaaatctaaaaaaaggctgaaaatGATAGAAGTTTAATACGATGCGTGAGTTGTACCTGATATGGCGTGCCTAATTATGGCTTCGTGGAATGCGCCCATGTGG
The nucleotide sequence above comes from Cyclopterus lumpus isolate fCycLum1 chromosome 24, fCycLum1.pri, whole genome shotgun sequence. Encoded proteins:
- the LOC117727338 gene encoding sterile alpha motif domain-containing protein 12-like, with the translated sequence MVLSKRVSMWSVEEVLEWLQDQHPTHMGAFHEAIIRHAISGRALLRLKGHHLELLGVEAEEQQQEIWQDLLLLRVQEEINELSDICSECFSS